One Actinomycetota bacterium genomic region harbors:
- a CDS encoding cytochrome P450, which produces MDVDLSNHELFVPSVPHHVFDWLRENAAVSFNPLPDGDGFWNLVRHADVVYASRHHEIFSSARGVNIEDAHGGWELAMVNMDPPKHTRIRSLVSKGFHPKTINAMEPHIRDIARRIVDGVAAKGECDFVTEVSAQLPLAVIAEMIGVPREDHAKIFDWSNRLIAGGAGSDAEYGGSIEDATAAAMEMWQYWGEIAAKRRADPKEDLTTILINAEIDGDRLDDMEFNIFLLLLAVAGNETTRNLISGGMQLLMENPEQRDRLLEEPTLLPSAINEMLRMISPVMHFRRSITRDIAVGGQEMRAGDKILLWYVAANRDPEAFPDPHRFDVGRNPGEHVTFGGGGAHFCLGFSLAEVEIKIMFEELLARLPDMALAGPVQRLASNFVNGIKHMPVKFTPERG; this is translated from the coding sequence GTGGACGTCGACCTGAGCAATCACGAGCTTTTCGTCCCGAGCGTTCCCCACCACGTCTTCGACTGGCTACGCGAGAACGCGGCCGTCTCGTTCAACCCGCTCCCCGACGGCGATGGCTTCTGGAACCTCGTTCGCCACGCCGACGTCGTCTACGCGTCGCGCCACCACGAGATCTTCTCGTCCGCCCGCGGCGTCAACATCGAGGACGCCCACGGCGGCTGGGAGCTGGCCATGGTCAACATGGACCCGCCGAAGCACACGCGGATCCGGTCGCTGGTGAGTAAAGGCTTCCACCCCAAAACCATCAACGCGATGGAGCCGCACATCCGCGACATCGCCCGCCGCATCGTCGACGGGGTGGCCGCGAAGGGGGAGTGCGACTTCGTCACCGAGGTCTCCGCCCAGCTTCCCCTCGCCGTGATCGCCGAGATGATCGGTGTTCCCCGAGAGGATCACGCCAAAATCTTCGACTGGTCGAACCGGTTGATCGCGGGCGGTGCCGGCAGCGACGCCGAGTACGGCGGCTCGATCGAGGACGCAACGGCCGCCGCGATGGAGATGTGGCAATACTGGGGTGAGATCGCCGCGAAGCGCCGCGCCGACCCGAAGGAAGACCTCACGACGATCCTCATCAACGCCGAGATTGACGGCGACCGTTTGGACGACATGGAGTTCAACATCTTCTTGCTGCTGCTCGCGGTCGCCGGCAACGAGACGACCCGCAACCTGATCTCCGGCGGCATGCAGCTGCTGATGGAGAACCCCGAGCAGCGCGATCGCCTGCTCGAAGAGCCGACGCTCCTGCCGAGCGCGATCAACGAGATGCTCCGCATGATCTCGCCCGTGATGCATTTCCGGCGCTCGATCACACGCGACATCGCCGTCGGCGGCCAGGAGATGCGCGCCGGCGACAAGATCCTGCTCTGGTACGTGGCGGCGAACCGCGACCCGGAGGCGTTCCCCGACCCGCACCGCTTCGACGTCGGCCGCAATCCCGGCGAGCACGTGACGTTCGGCGGGGGCGGTGCGCACTTCTGTCTCGGCTTCTCGCTGGCCGAGGTCGAGATCAAGATCATGTTCGAGGAGCTGCTCGCCCGTTTGCCCGACATGGCGCTCGCCGGCCCGGTGCAGCGCCTCGCGTCGAACTTCGTGAACGGCATCAAGCACATGCCGGTGAAGTTCACCCCAGAGCGCGGATGA
- a CDS encoding DUF6429 family protein: MADFDTEKVDAAVLALLFLNSFQDQGVTRAWKGFDWDSMNRLHDRGLISDPRSKAKSVILTDDGERLARELFEEHFGVGSD, translated from the coding sequence GTGGCCGATTTCGACACCGAGAAGGTGGACGCGGCGGTCTTGGCGCTGCTGTTCCTGAACAGCTTCCAGGACCAAGGTGTGACTCGTGCCTGGAAGGGGTTCGACTGGGACTCGATGAACCGTCTTCATGATCGAGGCCTGATCTCGGACCCAAGGTCGAAAGCGAAGTCGGTGATTCTAACCGACGATGGCGAGAGATTGGCTCGAGAGTTGTTCGAAGAGCACTTCGGGGTGGGTAGCGATTGA
- a CDS encoding crotonase/enoyl-CoA hydratase family protein — protein MSEQPHLLVEREGHVLTLTMNRPESRNALSSEMVVRLADAWEEINSDDAVRVAILTGAGGHFSAGADLKAMAGGYGENEWTVRAKADPEMPWKALLRSVRLRKPLIAAVEGYAVAGGTEMLQATDIRVAGESAKFGLAEVKRGLFPIGGSTVRLRRQIPYAIAAEILLTGELLTAQRALEVGLIGHVVPDGQALTKAREIAGVIASNGPLSVQAIKRSLQETEGLPEQEALKIELEIGLPIFMTEDAREGPKAFAEKRKPNFQGR, from the coding sequence GTGAGCGAGCAACCCCACCTCCTCGTCGAGCGCGAGGGGCACGTTCTGACCTTGACGATGAACCGGCCGGAGTCCCGGAACGCCCTCTCCTCCGAGATGGTCGTCCGGCTGGCCGACGCCTGGGAGGAGATCAACTCCGACGACGCGGTCCGGGTCGCGATCCTGACCGGCGCGGGGGGGCACTTCTCGGCCGGCGCCGATCTGAAGGCGATGGCCGGCGGGTACGGGGAGAACGAGTGGACCGTTCGCGCGAAGGCGGACCCGGAGATGCCGTGGAAGGCGTTGCTCCGGAGCGTGCGGTTGCGCAAGCCGCTGATCGCTGCGGTCGAGGGATACGCGGTGGCCGGCGGCACCGAGATGCTCCAGGCGACCGACATCCGCGTTGCCGGCGAGAGCGCGAAGTTCGGCCTCGCCGAGGTGAAGCGCGGCTTGTTCCCGATCGGCGGTTCGACGGTGCGGCTGCGTCGTCAGATCCCATACGCGATCGCGGCCGAGATCCTGCTGACCGGCGAGCTGCTCACAGCGCAGCGCGCGCTCGAGGTCGGACTGATCGGTCACGTCGTCCCCGACGGGCAGGCGCTCACCAAAGCGCGCGAGATCGCCGGCGTGATCGCGTCGAACGGCCCGCTGTCGGTTCAAGCGATCAAGCGCTCGCTGCAGGAGACGGAAGGCTTGCCGGAGCAAGAAGCGCTGAAGATCGAGCTCGAGATCGGGCTGCCGATCTTCATGACCGAGGACGCGCGCGAGGGCCCCAAGGCGTTCGCCGAGAAGCGCAAGCCGAACTTCCAGGGACGCTAG
- a CDS encoding GNAT family N-acetyltransferase: MRAATPADADTWSSFRLALWPDQPLEELAADVRDFFDRGTPVIAAGFLAWEGDEAVGFLELSVRPYVPGADSVSAPFIEGWFVEPGSRGKGVGRMLVGAAEDWARSRGYTQLGSDALMENVASAEAHEALGFRTAELLRSFIKDLNDGT; the protein is encoded by the coding sequence GTGCGCGCGGCCACGCCGGCAGACGCGGATACCTGGTCGAGCTTTCGCCTTGCCCTATGGCCCGATCAGCCGCTCGAAGAGCTTGCGGCGGACGTTCGAGACTTCTTCGACAGAGGCACCCCCGTGATCGCGGCCGGCTTCCTGGCATGGGAAGGGGACGAGGCCGTCGGCTTCCTCGAGCTCTCGGTTCGCCCGTATGTGCCCGGCGCCGACTCTGTGTCGGCCCCGTTCATCGAAGGCTGGTTCGTCGAGCCCGGATCGCGAGGGAAAGGCGTCGGTCGGATGCTCGTCGGCGCCGCCGAGGACTGGGCACGGAGCCGTGGGTACACACAGCTCGGATCCGATGCTCTAATGGAGAACGTCGCGTCTGCCGAAGCACATGAAGCCCTCGGATTTCGGACGGCGGAATTGCTCCGCTCCTTCATCAAGGATCTGAACGATGGCACCTAA
- a CDS encoding DUF4345 domain-containing protein produces the protein MKLVRWFLRIGGAVFLVFGLLYAVSPETLTDPSGFGPLAPEALTDLRATYGGLQLGIGAFLIWAAYDAARHHAGLMLLAVTISAVAASRAFGLIVDGEATAGMVGALTFEVALSVAALILLRKASSDC, from the coding sequence ATGAAGCTCGTGCGCTGGTTCCTCCGGATCGGGGGTGCCGTCTTCCTCGTTTTCGGCCTGCTCTACGCCGTCTCGCCGGAGACGCTCACCGACCCGAGTGGGTTCGGTCCGCTCGCGCCCGAAGCCCTCACGGATCTGCGTGCCACCTACGGTGGGCTCCAGTTAGGCATCGGCGCGTTCCTTATCTGGGCGGCTTACGACGCGGCACGGCATCACGCGGGTCTCATGCTGCTGGCCGTGACCATCTCAGCGGTCGCCGCCTCGCGCGCTTTCGGCCTCATCGTTGACGGCGAGGCGACGGCCGGTATGGTCGGGGCGCTCACGTTCGAGGTCGCGCTATCGGTGGCGGCCCTGATACTCCTTCGGAAAGCGTCGAGCGACTGTTAG
- a CDS encoding class I SAM-dependent methyltransferase has protein sequence MADLEGQHVLEIGCGDGRFTWTFADKAGHVTAIDPAAEQISSASEHLPAHLQGRVEFHHVGFEDFASTSPPAAFDIVILSWALC, from the coding sequence ATGGCAGATCTCGAAGGTCAGCACGTGCTGGAGATCGGTTGCGGCGACGGCCGCTTCACGTGGACCTTTGCGGACAAGGCCGGACACGTCACGGCCATCGATCCTGCCGCCGAGCAGATCTCATCGGCGAGTGAGCATCTGCCGGCGCACCTTCAGGGCCGCGTCGAGTTTCACCACGTTGGGTTCGAAGACTTCGCGTCCACCAGCCCACCGGCTGCCTTCGACATCGTGATCTTGTCCTGGGCCTTGTGTTGA
- a CDS encoding PaaI family thioesterase, whose product MPRERLADALRRLIEHAVVSDVPDEAVAEIADQLERIDERLSAYPHSRFRPRELPDFNDLQATFRGDPIMGEHNPLAPPVMVERDGETIRGKVNLGPAYEGPPGYVHGAIIAGIFDMLLGMANIASGNPAMTGTLKIKYLRPTPLHTDLAFETRTDRVDGRKIHTKGTLHVDGEPTAEAEAVFVRIRMEHALKYLKQFESE is encoded by the coding sequence GTGCCCCGCGAGCGGCTCGCCGATGCGCTTCGCCGTCTGATCGAGCACGCGGTCGTCTCGGACGTCCCCGATGAAGCGGTCGCCGAGATCGCCGACCAGCTCGAACGCATCGACGAGCGGCTGAGCGCCTATCCGCACAGCCGGTTCCGTCCGCGCGAGCTCCCCGACTTCAACGATCTGCAGGCGACGTTCCGCGGCGACCCGATCATGGGCGAGCACAACCCGCTCGCGCCGCCGGTGATGGTGGAGCGGGACGGAGAGACGATCCGAGGGAAGGTGAACCTCGGCCCCGCGTACGAGGGACCGCCGGGCTACGTGCACGGCGCGATCATCGCCGGGATCTTCGACATGCTGCTGGGCATGGCGAACATCGCGAGCGGGAACCCCGCGATGACCGGCACCCTCAAGATCAAGTACTTGCGTCCGACACCGCTGCACACCGACCTCGCGTTCGAGACGCGAACCGACCGCGTGGACGGCCGGAAGATCCACACCAAGGGGACACTCCACGTGGACGGCGAGCCGACCGCCGAGGCCGAGGCGGTCTTCGTGCGGATCCGCATGGAGCATGCGCTGAAGTACTTGAAGCAGTTCGAGAGCGAGTAA
- a CDS encoding DUF2442 domain-containing protein: MFYRKHGIGHFRRFFVEGGAMVWPNGADIAPETLYERAKSSAAA; this comes from the coding sequence ATGTTCTATCGCAAGCATGGAATCGGGCACTTTCGACGCTTCTTTGTTGAGGGCGGCGCGATGGTTTGGCCGAACGGGGCCGATATCGCGCCTGAGACACTCTATGAGCGTGCAAAGTCTAGCGCCGCGGCATAA
- the pip gene encoding prolyl aminopeptidase, with translation MIGIVTALYAAVEPYANGTLPVGALDELYWEACGNPRGKPALVLHGGPGSGCSEWHRRLFDPALYNVILFDQRNCGRSQPYASDPATDLSANTTDAQIADIERLRHHLGIPSWLVLGGSWGSCLALAYAQAFPQRVTELILFGVTTGRHEEFNQLFREGLRSTHPAAWARRQALVARARIEGDAIEVYSQLLASNDRRVREEAAHEWCLWESATSQWPPSSELAPRFRDPAYAVCFARLVTHYVRHDGWVGDGRIMAGIEKLEAIPAVLISGERDAQAPTEIAAEVHNRWPRSDLVVVDNAGHSANNRGIEREIVRATDRFAGRANAAG, from the coding sequence TTGATCGGGATCGTGACGGCCTTGTACGCAGCCGTTGAGCCGTACGCGAACGGCACGCTCCCGGTTGGTGCCCTGGATGAGCTCTACTGGGAGGCGTGCGGAAATCCCCGGGGCAAGCCGGCGCTGGTATTACACGGCGGTCCAGGATCGGGCTGCTCGGAGTGGCACCGCAGGTTGTTCGACCCCGCGTTGTACAACGTGATCCTGTTCGATCAACGAAATTGCGGTCGGAGCCAACCCTACGCGAGCGATCCCGCAACGGACCTCTCCGCGAACACGACAGACGCGCAAATCGCTGATATCGAACGGCTCCGACATCACCTGGGGATACCTAGTTGGCTCGTCCTTGGTGGCTCCTGGGGTAGTTGCTTGGCGCTGGCGTACGCGCAAGCGTTTCCACAACGCGTAACCGAGCTGATCCTGTTCGGAGTGACGACGGGCAGGCATGAGGAGTTTAATCAGCTCTTCCGCGAAGGGCTGCGATCGACCCACCCGGCTGCCTGGGCGCGGCGGCAGGCGCTCGTGGCGCGCGCACGGATCGAAGGTGATGCCATCGAGGTTTATAGCCAGTTGTTGGCGAGCAACGACCGCCGGGTCCGCGAAGAGGCCGCCCACGAGTGGTGTCTGTGGGAGTCAGCAACCTCACAGTGGCCGCCCTCATCGGAGTTGGCCCCCCGCTTCCGGGATCCGGCCTACGCAGTGTGCTTCGCCAGGCTCGTCACTCATTACGTGAGACACGACGGCTGGGTTGGGGACGGAAGGATCATGGCCGGGATCGAGAAGCTCGAGGCGATCCCGGCTGTGCTTATCTCTGGTGAGCGTGACGCGCAAGCCCCAACCGAGATCGCAGCCGAGGTTCACAACAGGTGGCCGCGATCGGATTTGGTTGTCGTTGACAACGCTGGCCACTCAGCCAACAATCGGGGGATCGAGAGGGAGATCGTGCGTGCGACCGACCGATTCGCCGGAAGGGCAAACGCTGCTGGTTAA
- a CDS encoding cytochrome P450, translated as MNVDLDDLDLFVPSVPHHVFDWLRENAPVSFNPQPYGTGFWNLVKHADVVDASRHHEAFSSAHGTNIEDPQGGADLMMVNMDPPQHTRLRQLVSHGFHPKMIAKLEPHIRDIARQIVDSVATKGECDFVVDVAAELPLAVISEMIGVPPEDHRKIFDWSNTMIAMGADPEYGGSMEIATNAASEMFAYWDKLAAERREERRDDLLSLLLEAEVEGEKLNQLEFDVFFLLLAVAGNETTRNLISHGMHFLMENPEQRDRLLDDQSLLPTAINEMLRMATPVMHFRRTATRDFEMRGQEIKAGDKVILWYISANRDDEVFENPHRFDVGRPECEHVTFGGGGAHFCLGFSLAELEIKIMFEELLARLPDMAMTGPPSRLRSNFINGLKHLPVKFTPERL; from the coding sequence ATGAACGTCGACCTCGACGATCTCGATCTCTTCGTCCCGAGCGTCCCGCATCACGTCTTCGACTGGCTGCGCGAGAACGCGCCGGTTTCGTTCAACCCGCAGCCGTACGGGACGGGCTTCTGGAACCTGGTGAAGCACGCCGACGTCGTGGACGCGTCCCGGCATCACGAGGCGTTCTCCTCCGCGCACGGAACCAATATCGAGGACCCGCAAGGCGGCGCCGATCTGATGATGGTCAACATGGATCCGCCGCAACACACGCGGCTGCGTCAGCTCGTGAGCCACGGCTTCCACCCCAAGATGATCGCCAAGCTCGAGCCGCACATCCGAGACATCGCCCGGCAGATCGTCGACTCGGTCGCGACGAAAGGGGAGTGCGACTTCGTCGTCGACGTGGCCGCCGAGCTGCCGCTCGCCGTCATCTCCGAGATGATCGGGGTGCCGCCTGAAGACCATCGCAAGATCTTCGACTGGTCGAACACGATGATCGCGATGGGGGCGGACCCCGAGTACGGCGGCTCGATGGAGATCGCGACCAACGCCGCGTCCGAGATGTTCGCTTACTGGGACAAGCTGGCTGCGGAGCGTCGCGAGGAGCGTCGCGACGACCTGCTGAGCCTCCTGCTCGAGGCGGAGGTCGAGGGCGAGAAGCTCAACCAGCTCGAGTTCGACGTGTTCTTCCTGCTGCTCGCGGTCGCCGGGAACGAGACGACACGCAACCTGATCTCGCACGGCATGCACTTCCTGATGGAGAACCCGGAGCAGCGCGACCGGCTCCTCGACGACCAGTCGTTGCTCCCGACCGCCATCAACGAGATGTTGCGCATGGCCACGCCGGTCATGCACTTCCGCCGCACGGCGACGCGCGATTTCGAGATGCGCGGCCAGGAGATCAAGGCCGGCGACAAGGTGATCCTCTGGTACATCTCCGCGAACCGCGACGACGAGGTGTTCGAGAACCCGCACCGCTTCGACGTCGGCAGGCCCGAGTGCGAGCACGTGACGTTCGGCGGCGGCGGAGCGCACTTCTGCCTGGGCTTCTCGCTGGCGGAGCTCGAGATCAAGATCATGTTCGAGGAGCTGCTCGCGCGGCTGCCCGATATGGCCATGACGGGCCCGCCCTCACGTCTGCGCTCCAACTTCATCAACGGCCTGAAGCACCTGCCGGTGAAGTTCACCCCCGAGCGCCTTTAG
- a CDS encoding DUF6351 family protein — protein sequence MKESNKNTGSRLRVAAAGVLATLLALPPSYGGAASDQQLRIRVLSNRADLISGGDALVEVMMPAGSSAAQLRMDEDGRDVRQAFAARKDGRITGMITGLSLGDNVVTARLSDGRAAQITIKNHPIGGPVFAGPQVQPWVCQAGALDKQCNAPTTYDFLYAPAVISGGGANVPGVGGVGGFRPYDPANPPSSSQIATTTTDNGVTVPYIIRVETGYMDRDQYAIAALYDPAQPWTPWSPQPQWNRKLLITHGASCGIDHQTGTAPSVTDDAGLSRGFIVMSTALDNAGHNCALITQAESLIMAKEHLIEAYGEIRYTIGTGCSGGSLVQYQVANAYPGLYQGILPQCSFPDAWSTAQQLVDYHLIREYVEHPDRWAPGVVWDPVTIGLVEGHPNHVNSIVLDELYFTATGDPDNPCAGVSDAERYDAQTNPKGVRCTLADVMVNVFGRRPQDGFAGRPLDNIGVQYGLSALMSGLITPAQFADLNAKVGGADIDAEPTAERIAADRPALANAYRSGAINTASNLDQTAIIDLRGPDPGAFHDSYRAWAVRARLEREHGTHANQVIWGGAAPIIGDVNYTTFGLVAMDRWLAAIEKDHRDLPLAQKIIEDKPADIHDQCSDGIGHVIPVEEACPLIVPIYSTPRVVAGESIATDNNKCTLKPLRRSDYTPVQFSDAQWAQIEQTFPTGVCDWSKPGVDEQDTIPWQTYHDRVGGRGLGVAPASRPLGASASAGSPRVLSGQIPADELPATGLVGVRLAGFVALGIAIAVAAMMRPVRGRRSRP from the coding sequence ATGAAGGAATCGAACAAGAACACAGGTTCCCGTCTCCGCGTCGCGGCGGCGGGGGTTCTGGCGACCCTGCTGGCTCTCCCTCCCAGCTACGGCGGAGCGGCCTCTGATCAGCAGCTCAGGATCCGGGTGCTGTCCAACCGCGCTGACCTCATCAGCGGCGGCGACGCGCTCGTCGAGGTCATGATGCCCGCCGGGTCGAGTGCCGCCCAGCTGCGCATGGACGAGGACGGCCGCGATGTGCGGCAGGCGTTCGCCGCCCGGAAGGACGGCCGGATCACCGGGATGATCACCGGCTTGTCGCTCGGCGACAACGTGGTGACCGCGCGGCTCTCCGACGGCCGCGCCGCTCAGATCACGATCAAGAACCATCCGATCGGTGGGCCCGTGTTCGCCGGGCCGCAAGTGCAGCCGTGGGTGTGCCAGGCCGGCGCCCTCGACAAGCAGTGCAACGCGCCGACCACGTACGACTTCCTCTACGCGCCCGCCGTCATCAGCGGCGGAGGCGCGAACGTCCCCGGCGTCGGCGGCGTGGGAGGGTTCCGCCCGTACGATCCGGCGAATCCCCCGTCGTCGTCGCAGATCGCCACTACGACGACCGACAACGGCGTGACCGTCCCGTACATCATCCGCGTCGAGACCGGCTATATGGACCGCGACCAGTACGCGATCGCGGCGCTTTACGACCCGGCTCAGCCGTGGACGCCCTGGTCGCCGCAACCGCAGTGGAACCGCAAACTGCTCATCACGCACGGAGCAAGCTGCGGCATCGACCATCAGACCGGCACCGCACCGAGCGTGACCGACGACGCCGGGCTGTCGCGCGGCTTCATCGTGATGTCGACGGCGCTGGACAACGCCGGACACAACTGCGCGCTGATAACCCAGGCGGAGTCGCTGATCATGGCCAAGGAGCACCTCATCGAGGCCTACGGCGAGATCCGCTATACGATCGGGACCGGATGCTCGGGCGGTTCGCTCGTCCAGTATCAGGTCGCGAACGCGTACCCCGGCCTGTACCAGGGGATCCTGCCGCAGTGCAGCTTCCCAGACGCCTGGTCGACCGCCCAGCAGCTCGTCGACTACCACCTGATCCGTGAGTACGTGGAGCACCCGGACCGATGGGCTCCGGGTGTGGTGTGGGATCCGGTCACGATCGGGCTCGTCGAGGGGCATCCGAACCACGTGAACTCGATCGTTCTCGACGAGCTGTACTTCACCGCGACCGGCGATCCGGACAACCCGTGTGCCGGCGTATCGGACGCCGAGCGCTACGACGCTCAGACCAACCCGAAGGGTGTCCGTTGCACGCTGGCCGACGTGATGGTCAACGTGTTCGGTCGCCGTCCGCAGGACGGGTTCGCCGGCAGGCCGCTCGACAACATCGGCGTGCAATACGGGCTCAGCGCGCTGATGTCGGGACTGATCACGCCGGCGCAGTTCGCCGACCTGAACGCCAAGGTCGGCGGCGCCGACATCGACGCCGAGCCGACGGCGGAGCGCATCGCGGCCGACCGCCCGGCGCTCGCGAACGCGTACCGGAGCGGCGCGATCAACACCGCCAGCAACCTGGATCAGACCGCGATCATCGACCTGCGCGGCCCGGACCCCGGCGCCTTCCACGACTCATACCGCGCGTGGGCGGTGCGTGCGCGGCTCGAGCGTGAACACGGGACCCACGCCAACCAGGTCATCTGGGGAGGCGCCGCGCCGATCATCGGGGACGTCAACTACACGACGTTCGGGCTGGTGGCGATGGATCGCTGGCTCGCCGCGATCGAGAAGGACCACCGCGATCTGCCCCTCGCTCAGAAGATCATCGAGGACAAGCCCGCCGACATCCACGATCAGTGCAGCGACGGGATCGGCCACGTGATCCCCGTCGAGGAGGCGTGCCCGTTGATCGTCCCCATCTACTCGACGCCGCGTGTCGTAGCCGGAGAGTCGATCGCGACCGACAACAACAAATGCACGCTCAAGCCGCTGCGTCGCAGCGACTACACGCCGGTCCAGTTCTCCGACGCGCAGTGGGCGCAGATCGAGCAGACGTTCCCCACGGGCGTCTGCGACTGGAGCAAGCCCGGCGTCGATGAGCAGGACACGATCCCGTGGCAGACCTATCACGATCGGGTCGGTGGGCGGGGGCTCGGAGTCGCGCCGGCCTCGCGCCCGCTCGGCGCTTCCGCGTCGGCGGGGTCGCCGCGGGTGTTGTCGGGCCAGATCCCGGCCGATGAGCTCCCGGCGACCGGACTCGTGGGCGTCCGGCTCGCCGGCTTCGTCGCGCTCGGGATCGCGATCGCGGTTGCCGCGATGATGCGACCCGTTCGCGGGCGTCGTAGCCGCCCCTAA
- a CDS encoding SRPBCC family protein — MASFRLKTLIAAPLERCFDLSRDVDLHMRSMRFSRERAIAGKTSGLLDSGDAVTWEARHFGLRHRHTSRITAFDRPRHFRDEMVAGRFASFRHDHYFEPDGDGTKMIDVVSFASPFGVWVASWTRYFSGGIC, encoded by the coding sequence ATGGCGTCATTCCGGTTAAAGACTTTGATCGCCGCTCCGCTGGAGCGTTGCTTCGACTTGTCTCGCGATGTCGACCTGCATATGAGGTCGATGCGTTTCTCTAGGGAGCGCGCCATCGCGGGAAAGACTTCAGGACTGCTCGACTCGGGGGATGCAGTGACGTGGGAGGCGCGACACTTCGGTTTGCGTCACCGTCACACCAGTCGGATCACAGCCTTCGATCGTCCTCGCCACTTTCGAGACGAGATGGTCGCGGGTCGATTCGCGTCGTTTCGACACGATCACTATTTCGAACCGGACGGCGATGGGACGAAGATGATCGATGTTGTCTCATTTGCTTCGCCGTTCGGTGTGTGGGTCGCTTCGTGGACTCGTTACTTCTCCGGCGGTATTTGTTGA
- a CDS encoding SDR family oxidoreductase, translating into MSTVVVTGSASGIGAACAARLASEGHEIIGVDMRDADVIADLSTVDGRRSAIDACGSAPGGSIAGLVTCAGLAGMPDRPGSLLTAVNYFGTVELLEGLRPLLGGGAAVAISSNSTTVQPGVPMDVVEACLSGDVERAAAAADATPGGSIATYPATKMAVARWVRRQAPRKAWIGAGIRLNAVAPGLITTPMTDELRSDPLLGPALDLFPVPMGRPGTPEEVAAVVSFLLGPDASLLAGSIVFADGGSDAKIRADDWPAPWVVDDPAAAWFGDREEPDD; encoded by the coding sequence GTGTCGACGGTCGTCGTCACCGGATCCGCCTCCGGGATCGGTGCCGCCTGCGCCGCGCGCCTCGCGAGCGAAGGCCATGAGATCATCGGCGTCGACATGCGCGACGCGGATGTGATCGCGGATCTGTCGACCGTGGACGGCCGCCGCTCGGCGATCGACGCTTGCGGTTCGGCGCCTGGAGGGTCGATCGCGGGCCTGGTGACGTGCGCCGGCCTTGCGGGGATGCCCGACCGGCCGGGGTCGCTGCTGACGGCGGTGAACTACTTCGGCACCGTCGAGCTGCTGGAAGGGTTGCGGCCGCTGCTCGGCGGCGGAGCGGCGGTCGCGATCAGCTCCAACTCGACGACCGTGCAGCCCGGTGTGCCGATGGACGTCGTCGAGGCATGCCTTTCCGGGGACGTCGAGCGCGCGGCCGCAGCGGCCGACGCGACGCCCGGCGGATCGATCGCGACCTACCCCGCCACCAAGATGGCGGTCGCCCGTTGGGTACGGCGGCAGGCGCCGCGGAAGGCGTGGATCGGAGCCGGGATCCGGCTCAACGCGGTCGCGCCGGGGTTGATCACGACTCCGATGACCGACGAGCTTCGCTCCGATCCCCTCCTCGGCCCGGCGCTCGACCTGTTCCCCGTGCCGATGGGCCGGCCCGGCACGCCCGAGGAGGTCGCAGCGGTCGTATCGTTCTTACTCGGACCCGACGCGAGCTTGCTGGCCGGCTCGATCGTGTTCGCCGACGGGGGCTCGGACGCGAAGATCCGCGCCGACGACTGGCCGGCTCCATGGGTCGTGGACGATCCAGCCGCCGCGTGGTTCGGCGATCGGGAAGAGCCGGACGACTAA